The following proteins are co-located in the Armatimonadota bacterium genome:
- a CDS encoding sugar phosphate isomerase/epimerase: MKIAIIPTTGGADPNRGLEMAVELGVEGVHIGAYGGAWDLENRTSAERKEILAKIHSYGLEVSALIGWGGQVDLGKEENLAENIAWGKRLNETAVDMAGGLWMAHAGIAPEDEDDPQFARFHDSLAEIAAHGESIGAVLALETGPEPPRVVKQLMDSINSPSLRVNFDPANLLLWPPIIAKAHGVPFDFDAAMADFDPVAGLRLLVPYVAHSHAKDSVLRPDGSAEEVPLGTGMTNWPELHKIFTEHGYQGYYAIERECGEDAMGDVGRAVQFLRGLD; this comes from the coding sequence ATGAAGATCGCAATCATCCCCACCACTGGCGGTGCCGACCCCAACCGCGGGCTGGAGATGGCCGTGGAGCTCGGCGTCGAGGGCGTCCATATTGGAGCGTATGGCGGCGCCTGGGACCTGGAAAACCGCACCTCAGCCGAGCGCAAGGAAATCCTGGCGAAGATCCACTCATACGGACTGGAAGTCTCGGCCCTCATCGGCTGGGGAGGTCAGGTAGACCTGGGCAAAGAGGAGAACCTTGCCGAGAACATCGCCTGGGGCAAGCGCCTGAACGAGACCGCAGTGGACATGGCGGGCGGCCTGTGGATGGCCCACGCAGGAATCGCGCCCGAAGACGAGGACGACCCGCAGTTCGCGCGCTTCCATGACTCCCTGGCGGAGATCGCGGCCCACGGCGAGAGCATCGGAGCTGTCCTGGCGCTGGAGACCGGCCCCGAGCCGCCGCGCGTGGTGAAGCAGCTCATGGACTCCATCAACAGCCCCTCGCTCCGGGTCAATTTCGACCCCGCGAACCTCTTGCTCTGGCCGCCGATTATCGCCAAGGCCCACGGCGTGCCCTTCGACTTTGACGCCGCCATGGCCGACTTCGATCCAGTCGCCGGCCTGCGGCTTCTCGTCCCGTACGTGGCCCACTCACACGCCAAAGATTCAGTGCTGCGCCCCGACGGGTCAGCCGAAGAGGTCCCTCTGGGAACCGGGATGACCAACTGGCCGGAGCTGCACAAGATCTTCACCGAGCACGGCTACCAGGGTTACTACGCCATCGAGCGCGAGTGCGGCGAGGACGCCATGGGCGATGTGGGCCGCGCGGTCCAGTTCCTGCGCGGTCTGGACTGA
- a CDS encoding proline--tRNA ligase — MAQTAITPTRFEDYPEWYQAVVRAADLAENSPVRGCMVIKPWGYALWENMQRQLDAMFRETGHVNAYFPLFIPISYLEKEAEHVEGFAKECAVVTHHRLKAVDGKLVPDGELEMPLVVRPTSETIIGAMYAKWVQSWRDLPILINQWANVVRWEMRTRLFLRTTEFLWQEGHTAHETREEALDETLKMLEVYRAFAEDYMAMPVLTGEKSPGERFPGAVSTYCIEAMMQDRKALQAGTSHFLGQNFAKAAEIKFQSREGSEEFAWTTSWGVSTRLVGGLVMSHSDDNGLIIPPRLAPQHVAILPIIRKDEERETVLPYCESLAAELRAQQYDGRPVGVVLDTRDMNAGEKSWEWVKKGIPVVLEIGPRDIASGAVFVGRRDKGRKERFNMPRAEFVAAIPDMLAEMQQGLYDRAKAYRDENTRIFDNWDDFAAFFTPQNPDKPEIHGGFALSYWCESDACEARANDELSVSLRCIPFDAEEHGEGKCVACGGTARKRVVFAKAY; from the coding sequence ATGGCCCAGACAGCGATTACGCCCACCCGCTTCGAAGACTATCCCGAATGGTACCAGGCCGTGGTTCGCGCGGCTGATCTCGCCGAAAACAGTCCGGTGCGCGGCTGCATGGTCATCAAGCCCTGGGGCTATGCCCTGTGGGAGAACATGCAGCGCCAGCTGGACGCGATGTTCCGCGAAACCGGCCACGTAAACGCCTACTTCCCGCTCTTCATCCCCATCAGCTATCTGGAAAAGGAAGCCGAGCACGTGGAAGGTTTCGCGAAAGAGTGCGCCGTGGTCACCCACCACCGCCTCAAGGCGGTGGACGGCAAGCTCGTTCCCGATGGCGAACTGGAGATGCCGCTGGTTGTGCGGCCCACCTCCGAGACCATCATCGGCGCCATGTACGCTAAATGGGTGCAGAGCTGGCGCGACCTGCCGATTCTCATCAACCAGTGGGCCAACGTGGTCCGCTGGGAGATGCGCACTCGCCTGTTCCTGCGCACAACCGAGTTCCTCTGGCAGGAGGGGCACACCGCCCACGAGACCCGGGAAGAAGCATTGGATGAGACCCTCAAGATGCTCGAGGTCTACCGGGCCTTCGCCGAAGACTACATGGCCATGCCGGTTCTCACCGGCGAGAAAAGCCCCGGCGAGCGTTTCCCCGGCGCCGTGAGCACCTACTGCATAGAGGCCATGATGCAGGACCGAAAGGCGCTCCAGGCCGGCACCAGCCACTTCCTGGGGCAGAACTTCGCCAAAGCCGCCGAGATCAAGTTCCAGTCCCGCGAAGGCTCAGAGGAGTTCGCCTGGACAACTTCCTGGGGCGTGTCCACCCGTCTCGTGGGCGGTCTCGTCATGTCTCATTCCGACGACAACGGCCTCATCATTCCACCGCGCCTCGCACCACAGCATGTGGCGATCCTGCCCATCATCCGCAAAGACGAGGAGCGCGAGACGGTGCTGCCCTACTGCGAGTCCCTCGCGGCGGAACTGCGCGCGCAGCAGTACGATGGCAGGCCCGTGGGCGTCGTCCTTGACACCCGCGACATGAACGCCGGTGAAAAGAGCTGGGAGTGGGTCAAGAAAGGCATCCCGGTGGTCCTCGAGATCGGGCCACGGGATATCGCCTCCGGCGCAGTGTTCGTCGGACGCCGAGACAAGGGCCGCAAGGAGCGCTTCAACATGCCCCGCGCGGAGTTCGTAGCGGCCATCCCCGACATGCTCGCCGAAATGCAGCAGGGCCTGTACGACCGGGCAAAGGCATACCGAGACGAGAATACCCGGATCTTCGACAACTGGGACGACTTCGCGGCCTTTTTCACCCCGCAGAACCCGGACAAGCCCGAGATTCACGGGGGCTTCGCGCTGTCGTACTGGTGCGAATCTGATGCCTGCGAGGCACGGGCGAACGATGAATTGTCCGTGAGCCTGCGCTGCATCCCCTTCGACGCGGAGGAACACGGGGAGGGCAAGTGCGTGGCGTGCGGCGGCACAGCCCGCAAGCGCGTGGTCTTCGCAAAGGCGTACTGA
- a CDS encoding alcohol dehydrogenase catalytic domain-containing protein, whose amino-acid sequence MKVARLFGPGDVRVLDEPKTEVQPGKILVKVEAVAICASDLRIYEDGHASGIVPDHPFIQGHEFSGSVAELGEGVDGPPVGTPLIVEPSWHCGQCRLCRMGLTNICRNVVFPSFPQEDGALREFINVPPFAVQATSPSIDPVTRALMEPLGVGVHAVRLADMSPGDRIAILGCGAIGMCVFVVARAKGFDDIICAEPQDDRREFAAKAGARLVTPDYKGLIASLPDPVDGPDVVFECSGDNAAVQQAMELVRPGGKVVVVGIPHPDELVIDSTVPRRKELTVFFSRRSRDTLEECVELVETGKVDLTAFPVKEFTIDQTPEAFAAADAREPGMLRAVVRVDRG is encoded by the coding sequence ATGAAAGTCGCGCGTCTTTTCGGCCCCGGTGACGTCCGGGTCCTTGATGAACCGAAGACGGAAGTGCAGCCCGGCAAGATACTCGTCAAGGTCGAGGCTGTCGCCATCTGCGCCTCGGACCTGCGCATCTATGAAGACGGCCATGCAAGCGGCATCGTCCCCGACCACCCCTTCATCCAGGGCCACGAGTTCTCCGGGAGCGTGGCGGAACTGGGCGAGGGTGTGGATGGCCCGCCGGTGGGTACCCCGCTGATCGTCGAGCCCAGCTGGCATTGCGGCCAGTGCCGCCTTTGCCGGATGGGGCTGACCAACATCTGCCGCAACGTGGTATTCCCAAGCTTCCCCCAGGAGGACGGGGCGCTGCGAGAGTTCATCAATGTGCCGCCGTTCGCCGTGCAGGCAACTTCCCCCAGCATCGACCCGGTCACCCGCGCGCTCATGGAACCCCTTGGCGTGGGCGTCCATGCGGTGCGCCTCGCGGATATGAGCCCCGGCGACCGCATCGCGATTCTCGGCTGCGGAGCCATCGGCATGTGCGTGTTCGTGGTCGCTCGCGCCAAGGGCTTCGACGACATCATCTGCGCCGAACCCCAGGATGACCGCCGGGAGTTCGCGGCCAAAGCCGGCGCGCGTCTTGTCACCCCGGATTACAAGGGGCTCATCGCTTCCTTGCCCGACCCGGTGGACGGCCCCGACGTGGTGTTCGAATGTTCCGGCGACAATGCCGCGGTGCAGCAGGCCATGGAACTGGTGCGCCCCGGCGGCAAAGTGGTCGTGGTCGGCATCCCGCACCCGGATGAATTGGTCATCGACTCCACCGTCCCCCGCCGCAAGGAGCTGACCGTCTTCTTCTCCCGGCGCTCGCGAGACACACTGGAAGAGTGCGTGGAGCTTGTGGAGACCGGCAAGGTCGACCTGACCGCCTTCCCGGTGAAGGAGTTCACCATCGACCAGACCCCGGAAGCCTTCGCGGCCGCCGACGCCCGCGAGCCCGGCATGCTGCGCGCGGTGGTGAGGGTAGACCGGGGGTAG
- a CDS encoding AAA family ATPase has translation MPLTRVKLTRFTAFEHLNLELSPGINVFIGANSTGKTHLLKVMYAACDVTKTKSAFAEKLYRVFLPHGELGRLVHRQPGRARAHIEVHSRKTHVRISFATHDKADSAEVTNAAAWMKDPIECVYVPVKEMLANAPGFRSHYALREVHFEEVYADIIDRAFRNPLRGKPDAQRAVLLDLIQDRVKGRVTTEDEVFFLDGPEGKLEFTLLAEGFRKLGLLYRLIQNGTLTNGSVLFWDEPEANLNPSMMGTVVDILLRLQEMGVQVHLATHDYVLLKQFDLRSEAENPVRYHALYRDPNTDSVMVSSTDKYALIAPNAISDTFADLYDEDVRRALGGEAR, from the coding sequence ATGCCGCTCACTCGTGTCAAGCTTACGAGATTCACTGCATTTGAGCACCTTAATCTAGAGCTCAGTCCAGGCATCAATGTGTTCATCGGTGCCAACTCCACCGGCAAGACCCACCTGCTCAAGGTGATGTACGCCGCCTGCGATGTGACGAAGACCAAGTCTGCATTCGCAGAGAAGCTGTACAGAGTGTTCCTTCCTCACGGTGAACTCGGACGACTTGTGCATCGGCAGCCGGGCCGCGCACGCGCTCATATTGAGGTGCACAGCCGAAAGACCCACGTTCGCATCTCGTTTGCCACCCACGACAAGGCGGATTCCGCCGAGGTCACGAACGCAGCCGCTTGGATGAAAGACCCCATCGAGTGCGTCTATGTCCCCGTCAAGGAGATGCTGGCCAACGCACCGGGATTCCGCTCTCACTACGCGCTTCGGGAAGTGCATTTCGAGGAGGTCTACGCGGACATCATTGACAGAGCCTTTCGCAACCCGCTGCGCGGCAAGCCGGACGCCCAGCGCGCCGTCCTACTGGACCTCATCCAAGACAGGGTCAAGGGCCGGGTCACGACCGAGGATGAGGTGTTCTTCCTGGATGGGCCTGAAGGCAAGCTGGAGTTTACACTCCTGGCGGAGGGATTCCGCAAGCTCGGATTGCTCTATCGCCTCATCCAGAACGGTACGCTGACCAACGGGTCTGTGCTCTTCTGGGACGAGCCCGAGGCCAACCTCAACCCGAGCATGATGGGCACTGTGGTTGATATCCTGCTGCGTTTGCAAGAAATGGGTGTGCAGGTGCACCTCGCGACCCATGACTACGTGCTGCTGAAGCAGTTCGACCTTCGGTCGGAAGCGGAGAACCCGGTGCGGTACCATGCACTGTACCGCGATCCGAACACTGATTCAGTTATGGTGAGCAGCACCGATAAGTACGCGCTCATCGCGCCCAATGCAATCTCCGACACCTTCGCAGACTTGTACGACGAGGACGTTCGCCGGGCACTGGGCGGTGAAGCGCGATGA
- a CDS encoding right-handed parallel beta-helix repeat-containing protein: MLPLRLLVTLCLALAGPIFAQAPTGAISAADYESLQAAVDANPGKMIFLPPGDYPISQKLRIASHDTGLWGFGRIVQTNPADTILEIEHARGVRIQDITLTRAEGAQDATAPGLFCWDSHDVVIDGVQVIDSRSRSAAIEVRESTGCTVRDCRVLNYKRIAVDDRTSATPGNYGYAFWAIDGTGILVNGCCNCRVSDNHIIERRLFPTPELKAEYKLGSLTEGRYPTVAGGALEGGVVAAGYTSNWHQGSAILMTGPETTSHNSITGNHIVNAAQGIDLHCDQAVVSGNVIDHCLIGIKMTHGCRNIVVAENIITHVDLWGILINPGAASHAAEPAEGDRPARAANVDAGIVISGNIITDYGRGNDYWNLGRRPGDLGSSFAIALLRPQLPSNPVLSDVLIQGNMVYDENRDGIIVDGEVRVEPPRYRYAVYLEPAPATEGHAPVYPRGVHFQGNVFHPGEEGVCNVEMGE; encoded by the coding sequence ATGTTGCCGTTGCGTCTGCTGGTGACCCTCTGTCTCGCCCTCGCGGGGCCCATCTTCGCCCAGGCGCCCACAGGCGCCATCTCCGCGGCGGACTATGAATCCCTCCAGGCCGCCGTGGATGCCAACCCGGGGAAGATGATCTTCCTGCCCCCGGGTGACTACCCCATCTCGCAGAAACTGCGCATCGCCAGCCACGACACGGGCCTGTGGGGATTCGGCCGCATCGTGCAGACCAACCCCGCCGACACCATCCTGGAGATCGAGCACGCCCGGGGGGTGCGCATCCAGGACATCACCCTCACTCGGGCCGAAGGCGCGCAGGATGCCACCGCACCGGGACTCTTCTGTTGGGACAGCCACGATGTGGTCATCGACGGCGTGCAGGTCATCGACAGCCGCTCCCGCAGCGCCGCCATTGAGGTTCGCGAATCCACGGGCTGCACGGTGCGCGACTGCCGGGTGCTCAACTACAAGCGCATCGCCGTGGATGATCGCACGTCGGCCACACCGGGCAACTATGGCTATGCTTTCTGGGCCATCGACGGCACGGGTATTCTGGTGAACGGCTGCTGCAACTGCCGGGTGTCCGACAACCACATCATCGAGCGCCGGCTGTTCCCCACCCCCGAACTCAAAGCCGAGTACAAGCTGGGAAGCCTCACCGAAGGCCGCTATCCCACGGTGGCAGGAGGAGCGCTTGAGGGTGGAGTAGTCGCGGCGGGCTACACCAGCAACTGGCACCAGGGCTCGGCGATCCTCATGACCGGCCCGGAGACCACCAGCCATAACTCCATCACCGGGAACCACATCGTCAATGCGGCCCAGGGCATCGACCTGCACTGCGATCAGGCGGTGGTCAGCGGCAATGTGATCGACCACTGTCTGATCGGCATCAAGATGACCCACGGGTGCCGCAATATTGTGGTCGCCGAAAACATCATTACCCACGTGGACCTGTGGGGCATCCTGATCAACCCCGGCGCGGCATCCCACGCTGCGGAGCCGGCCGAAGGTGACCGCCCGGCCCGAGCGGCCAACGTGGACGCCGGGATCGTCATCAGCGGCAACATCATCACCGACTATGGGCGCGGGAACGACTACTGGAATCTGGGGCGCAGACCCGGCGATCTTGGCTCCAGCTTCGCTATCGCCCTGCTGCGGCCCCAACTGCCCTCGAACCCGGTGCTCTCCGACGTGCTGATCCAGGGCAACATGGTGTACGACGAGAACCGGGACGGGATCATCGTGGACGGCGAGGTGCGCGTCGAGCCGCCGAGATACCGCTACGCCGTGTACCTGGAACCGGCCCCGGCGACGGAAGGCCACGCGCCCGTGTATCCCCGCGGGGTGCATTTCCAGGGCAACGTCTTCCACCCGGGCGAAGAGGGCGTGTGCAATGTGGAGATGGGGGAGTGA
- a CDS encoding nucleotidyltransferase: protein MAIEELPPDFREFLQLLASRSVEYLLVGGYAVAYYGYVRATADMDIWVAASESNAAKLVAILREFGFDVPGLTPDLFTEPGNIVRLGEPPIRIEILTKVSGVTFEDCYARRIADTVDGVAVNLISLEHLRANKAASGRLKDLADLEHLTGAP, encoded by the coding sequence ATGGCCATCGAAGAACTTCCGCCCGACTTCAGAGAGTTCTTACAGTTGCTCGCCTCGAGGAGCGTTGAGTACCTGCTCGTGGGCGGCTATGCCGTGGCCTACTATGGATATGTCCGGGCCACGGCTGACATGGATATATGGGTCGCGGCGAGTGAGAGCAATGCCGCCAAACTGGTCGCGATTCTTCGGGAATTCGGATTCGACGTACCCGGCCTGACGCCCGACCTCTTCACTGAGCCGGGGAACATCGTCCGCCTCGGTGAGCCGCCGATACGAATTGAGATACTCACCAAGGTGTCTGGTGTAACCTTCGAGGATTGCTATGCCCGGCGGATCGCTGATACCGTCGACGGTGTGGCGGTCAACCTCATCAGCCTGGAGCACCTCAGAGCGAACAAGGCCGCCAGCGGCCGGCTGAAGGACTTGGCCGACTTGGAGCATTTGACCGGGGCCCCCTGA
- a CDS encoding prepilin-type N-terminal cleavage/methylation domain-containing protein has translation MRRGFTLFEMCCCSALFALGAAVAVAVGGVWGTWAGLAAFPLSIAAAVLLFMGFAYFWMWLTLDWLPFCHNEKCSGDLRDPNRDYDWQREGADFLAVCKCGHRYRRIGPRFLRVKEDGSLEPYLRRGRLRGWVKDTQPPPDG, from the coding sequence ATGCGCAGGGGCTTCACGCTCTTCGAGATGTGCTGCTGCAGCGCCCTGTTCGCTCTGGGCGCGGCGGTTGCGGTTGCGGTGGGTGGTGTCTGGGGAACGTGGGCAGGCCTGGCGGCTTTCCCCCTCAGCATCGCCGCCGCGGTGCTGCTTTTCATGGGCTTCGCGTACTTCTGGATGTGGCTCACCCTGGACTGGCTGCCGTTCTGCCATAATGAGAAATGCAGTGGTGACCTGCGGGATCCGAACCGTGACTACGACTGGCAGCGTGAGGGCGCCGACTTCCTCGCGGTCTGCAAGTGCGGCCATCGGTATCGCCGCATCGGGCCCAGGTTCCTGCGGGTGAAGGAGGATGGCTCGCTGGAGCCTTACCTGCGCCGGGGACGGCTGCGGGGTTGGGTGAAGGATACGCAGCCGCCGCCCGACGGATGA
- a CDS encoding Gfo/Idh/MocA family oxidoreductase has protein sequence MSDKVRLAIVGTGGIAKAHLGGYKTLLDAGYDQFEIAGLCDTNEGRRSEYAALVKENFGLEPAQYSSVEEMCEKADDIQAADICTPHAFHHTAAIPCLEAGIDVMVEKPCGITIKASDRIIEAARKKDRIVAVAEQVRRGLKARCMAWAVNEQKMIGDLRFLSVIGFSYRDWSKEAATYAMGWRMLKLLTGGGMIFDAGAHFADMMYFLFGRADTVSAWIGTFQDVTVPSPELGEQKMDTEDTWMSTITFESGLVCNWSWSFSAAGEGSAAQILYGSEGSARDRGGWMHTFQNGADITMLDGSKKSYEEIEQEYRAQLCCETREKLFPYGVENDMALECWDFVDAVQKRRKPEIDAETTKWTKALCLALYESATAGNTVKVQDVFDGKISAYQDPINEYWKI, from the coding sequence ATGTCTGACAAAGTGCGTCTTGCCATCGTTGGAACCGGCGGTATCGCCAAAGCCCACCTGGGCGGGTACAAGACCCTCCTGGATGCCGGGTACGACCAGTTCGAGATCGCCGGCCTGTGCGACACCAATGAGGGTCGCCGCAGCGAATATGCCGCCCTCGTGAAGGAGAACTTCGGCCTGGAGCCCGCCCAGTACTCCAGCGTCGAAGAGATGTGCGAGAAGGCCGATGACATCCAGGCCGCCGACATCTGCACGCCCCACGCTTTCCACCACACTGCGGCGATCCCGTGTCTGGAAGCGGGCATCGATGTCATGGTGGAGAAGCCCTGCGGAATCACGATCAAGGCCAGCGACAGGATCATTGAAGCGGCGAGGAAGAAGGACCGCATCGTTGCCGTGGCCGAACAGGTGCGCCGCGGCCTGAAAGCGCGCTGCATGGCCTGGGCGGTCAATGAGCAGAAGATGATCGGCGACCTGCGGTTCCTGTCGGTCATCGGCTTTTCGTATCGCGACTGGTCCAAGGAAGCCGCGACCTACGCTATGGGCTGGCGGATGCTGAAGCTCCTCACCGGCGGCGGCATGATCTTCGACGCCGGCGCGCATTTCGCGGACATGATGTACTTCCTGTTCGGCCGTGCCGACACCGTCTCGGCGTGGATCGGCACCTTCCAGGATGTCACCGTGCCCTCCCCCGAGTTGGGCGAGCAGAAGATGGACACCGAGGACACCTGGATGTCGACCATCACTTTCGAGAGCGGCCTGGTCTGCAACTGGTCCTGGTCCTTCTCGGCTGCGGGTGAAGGTTCCGCTGCCCAGATTCTGTACGGTTCTGAAGGCAGCGCTCGGGACCGTGGCGGTTGGATGCACACTTTCCAGAACGGCGCGGACATCACCATGCTGGACGGCTCGAAGAAAAGCTACGAGGAGATCGAGCAGGAGTACCGGGCCCAATTGTGCTGCGAGACCAGGGAGAAGTTGTTCCCGTACGGCGTGGAGAACGACATGGCACTGGAGTGCTGGGACTTCGTGGACGCCGTGCAGAAGCGACGCAAGCCGGAAATCGACGCGGAGACCACCAAGTGGACCAAGGCCCTGTGCCTGGCGCTGTATGAATCGGCCACGGCCGGCAATACGGTGAAGGTCCAGGACGTGTTCGACGGCAAGATCAGCGCCTACCAGGACCCGATCAACGAGTACTGGAAGATCTGA
- a CDS encoding DUF3160 domain-containing protein, with protein MADFGKLCKALKIASEAELAGADLRADETMSKAFQGIPGDEEWHFYIGAFGQWLLENFSPVVAEEHPCLVVDVAADSNPPNRVLHEATGPFQLVVIPGRKRDYLYGWVLSHYEFSEDNFTRLTDSDWEKRVDKGRHRELRPEWTNSYVYPG; from the coding sequence ATGGCGGACTTCGGCAAGCTCTGTAAGGCGCTGAAGATCGCTTCCGAGGCGGAACTGGCGGGAGCAGACCTTCGGGCCGACGAGACCATGAGCAAGGCCTTCCAGGGCATTCCCGGGGACGAGGAATGGCATTTCTACATCGGGGCCTTCGGTCAGTGGCTGCTGGAAAACTTCAGCCCGGTAGTGGCCGAGGAGCATCCCTGCTTGGTCGTGGACGTGGCGGCCGACTCCAACCCGCCCAACCGTGTCCTTCACGAAGCCACCGGCCCGTTCCAACTCGTCGTGATCCCGGGGCGGAAGCGTGACTACCTGTACGGTTGGGTCCTGAGCCATTACGAGTTCAGCGAAGACAACTTCACTCGACTCACCGATTCCGACTGGGAGAAGAGGGTAGACAAGGGACGTCACCGTGAGCTTCGGCCCGAATGGACCAACAGCTATGTGTATCCCGGCTGA
- a CDS encoding DUF3160 domain-containing protein yields MRVGLCAVLIGLMLVSVSLLGCRVRGSSRDRPDRDGKVSWRSSGSERKPPEKLPRGARTLFERNGFVVLGRQESRSIKDGYFTVLGRNFITSDAVLYVFHCLFRGGLSRYEKDRLTPLLEGLTGKCLAHAREERDRLRADPLLSEPARRNVVLFAVASELLTGQAVPDERSDVAALVTDILAADKPGYYPAEDFTVYKPRGAYASDPRLASYFRATKWLGRHIMPIIPGALDTEPEASIRLRQAHLLGKMLQDPELAGLWRKLEGELSFLITYPDSITPLQFAAATAGIPGPCDGAWVAAVRREFALAKYPDSAVVPIPQAHPGDAPAKYVQFLGERYTPDAQIHQEATSPHIAARALPRALDIGYALFGSERCREHLAPEFEAYPGLADQLDILQKRFGGWGAGKTPGSVYAGWVGAIREVISPPSSPKLPPFLATEAWKDKSLTTALASWTQMRHDFVLYAKEPVTPAAAGIEWFVEPVPEA; encoded by the coding sequence ATGCGTGTTGGTCTTTGTGCAGTTCTCATCGGTCTCATGTTGGTGTCAGTGTCGTTGCTCGGCTGCCGAGTGCGGGGGAGTTCACGAGACCGCCCGGACCGCGACGGCAAGGTGTCCTGGAGGTCGTCGGGGTCTGAGCGCAAGCCCCCGGAGAAGCTGCCTAGGGGGGCACGTACGCTCTTCGAGCGTAATGGCTTTGTTGTTCTTGGCCGCCAGGAATCTCGGAGCATCAAGGATGGATACTTCACCGTCCTCGGCCGGAACTTCATCACCTCGGATGCCGTCTTGTATGTTTTCCACTGTCTCTTCCGCGGGGGGCTCTCTCGGTATGAGAAGGACCGCCTCACGCCGCTCCTGGAGGGTCTTACGGGCAAGTGCCTGGCGCATGCCCGCGAGGAACGTGACAGGCTGCGCGCGGACCCGCTTCTGTCTGAGCCGGCCCGGCGGAACGTGGTCCTGTTCGCCGTCGCTTCCGAGCTTCTGACCGGGCAAGCTGTCCCGGATGAGCGGTCTGATGTAGCCGCGTTGGTCACCGACATCCTCGCCGCAGACAAGCCCGGCTACTACCCCGCCGAGGACTTCACTGTTTACAAGCCCCGGGGCGCCTACGCGTCAGACCCGAGGCTGGCATCCTACTTCCGGGCGACGAAATGGTTGGGCCGGCATATAATGCCCATCATACCCGGAGCGCTGGACACTGAGCCCGAAGCGAGCATCCGGCTGCGACAGGCCCATCTCCTCGGGAAGATGCTTCAGGACCCCGAACTCGCCGGCCTGTGGCGCAAGCTCGAAGGGGAACTCAGCTTCCTCATCACGTACCCCGACAGTATCACGCCCTTGCAGTTCGCTGCTGCCACTGCAGGCATCCCCGGTCCTTGCGATGGCGCCTGGGTGGCGGCCGTCCGACGCGAGTTCGCCTTGGCGAAGTACCCCGACTCAGCGGTAGTCCCCATACCACAAGCCCATCCGGGCGATGCCCCTGCCAAGTATGTGCAATTCCTCGGGGAGCGGTACACGCCAGACGCCCAGATCCACCAGGAAGCCACCTCTCCCCATATCGCGGCAAGAGCCCTCCCGCGCGCCCTGGATATCGGCTATGCGTTGTTTGGGAGCGAGAGGTGCAGGGAGCATCTCGCACCCGAGTTCGAGGCCTATCCCGGACTTGCGGACCAGCTCGACATTCTCCAGAAGCGCTTCGGTGGCTGGGGCGCCGGCAAGACGCCCGGAAGTGTGTATGCAGGTTGGGTCGGCGCCATCCGCGAGGTAATCTCCCCGCCTTCCTCACCGAAGCTGCCGCCCTTCCTGGCAACGGAGGCCTGGAAAGACAAGTCCCTCACCACGGCTCTGGCATCGTGGACGCAGATGCGCCATGATTTCGTACTCTACGCCAAGGAGCCCGTCACCCCTGCGGCCGCAGGCATCGAATGGTTCGTCGAGCCGGTCCCGGAAGCCTAG